The Xiphophorus hellerii strain 12219 chromosome 5, Xiphophorus_hellerii-4.1, whole genome shotgun sequence genome window below encodes:
- the LOC116719897 gene encoding keratin, type I cytoskeletal 13-like isoform X1: protein MSLSSRSFGQRSTGQKTMSVYGGAGGSGTRISIGQIDYLSRSGAINTNNLDLHVDANEKATLQNLNDRLASYLEKVHKLEKENERLEKQIAEWYTSKTVISHDYSAYMATIEDLQNKIREATMVNSRIYLEIDNSKLAADDFKMKYETELSMRQAVEADIAGLKRVVDDLTLCKMDLESQQETLKEELIMLKRNHEEDLAQLRKQMSGQVNVEVDAGSQVDLNQIMTEIREHYEALIAKNRKDLEQWHQNKITVVEKGVAEQTTNLQTSHTEIKELKNTLQKYQIELQSHQSMKSSLEATLLETQQRYAAQLSGLQDVVSGLEAQLSSLSENIRENELKYGNLLDIKTRLELEISEYRRLLDGEDVSSSSSSKKVITKTIVMEETFVNGVKVESK, encoded by the exons ATGTCTCTCTCTTCCAGATCCTTTGGCCAGAGGTCCACTGGTCAGAAGACCATGAGCGTCTACGGCGGAGCAGGAGGTTCTGGCACCCGCATCTCCATAGGCCAGATTGACTACTTGTCCCGTTCAGGAGCCATCAACACCAATAATCTCGATCTCCACGTTGATGCCAACGAGAAGGCCACGCTTCAGAATCTGAATGACCGTCTGGCCTCCTACCTGGAGAAGGTGCACAAACTGGAGAAGGAGAACGAACGGCTGGAAAAGCAGATCGCAGAGTGGTACACAAGCAAAACTGTGATCAGCCATGATTACAGTGCCTACATGGCCACCATCGAAGATCTGCAGAACAAG ATCCGAGAAGCCACCATGGTCAACTCAAGGATCTACTTGGAAATTGACAATTCAAAACTGGCTGCTGACGACTTTAAAATGAA ATATGAGACCGAGCTCAGCATGAGGCAGGCTGTAGAGGCCGACATCGCTGGACTGAAGCGAGTTGTGGATGATCTCACTCTGTGCAAAATGGATCTGGAGAGTCAGCAGGAGACTCTGAAGGAGGAGCTCATCATGCTGAAGAGGAACCACGAGGAG GACTTGGCTCAGCTGAGGAAGCAGATGAGCGGCCAGGTTAACGTGGAGGTCGACGCTGGTTCTCAAGTTGACCTGAACCAGATCATGACGGAGATCAGGGAGCACTACGAGGCTCTTATTGCCAAGAACCGCAAGGATCTTGAGCAGTGGCACCAGAACAAG ATTACAGTGGTGGAGAAGGGTGTAGCAGAACAAACAACCAATCTTCAGACATCCCACACTGAGATTAAAGAACTGAAGAACACCCTGCAGAAATATCAGATTGAACTGCAGTCGCATCAGAGTATG AAATCATCTCTAGAGGCAACTCTGCTAGAGACTCAGCAACGCTACGCTGCCCAGCTATCAGGTCTGCAGGATGTCGTCTCAGGCCTGGAAGCTCAGTTATCAAGTCTGAGCgaaaacatcagagaaaacGAACTGAAGTACGGCAATCTTCTGGACATCAAGACCCGTCTGGAGTTGGAGATTTCAGAGTACAGGAGGCTGCTTGATGGGGAGGACGTCAG cTCCAGTTCAAGCTCAAAAAAAG TGATTACAAAGACCATCGTTATGGAGGAGACATTTGTGAATGGAGTCAAGGTTGAGtccaagtaa
- the LOC116719897 gene encoding keratin, type I cytoskeletal 13-like isoform X2, with translation MSLSSRSFGQRSTGQKTMSVYGGAGGSGTRISIGQIDYLSRSGAINTNNLDLHVDANEKATLQNLNDRLASYLEKVHKLEKENERLEKQIAEWYTSKTVISHDYSAYMATIEDLQNKIREATMVNSRIYLEIDNSKLAADDFKMKYETELSMRQAVEADIAGLKRVVDDLTLCKMDLESQQETLKEELIMLKRNHEEDLAQLRKQMSGQVNVEVDAGSQVDLNQIMTEIREHYEALIAKNRKDLEQWHQNKITVVEKGVAEQTTNLQTSHTEIKELKNTLQKYQIELQSHQSMKSSLEATLLETQQRYAAQLSGLQDVVSGLEAQLSSLSENIRENELKYGNLLDIKTRLELEISEYRRLLDGEDVSSSSKKVITKTIVMEETFVNGVKVESK, from the exons ATGTCTCTCTCTTCCAGATCCTTTGGCCAGAGGTCCACTGGTCAGAAGACCATGAGCGTCTACGGCGGAGCAGGAGGTTCTGGCACCCGCATCTCCATAGGCCAGATTGACTACTTGTCCCGTTCAGGAGCCATCAACACCAATAATCTCGATCTCCACGTTGATGCCAACGAGAAGGCCACGCTTCAGAATCTGAATGACCGTCTGGCCTCCTACCTGGAGAAGGTGCACAAACTGGAGAAGGAGAACGAACGGCTGGAAAAGCAGATCGCAGAGTGGTACACAAGCAAAACTGTGATCAGCCATGATTACAGTGCCTACATGGCCACCATCGAAGATCTGCAGAACAAG ATCCGAGAAGCCACCATGGTCAACTCAAGGATCTACTTGGAAATTGACAATTCAAAACTGGCTGCTGACGACTTTAAAATGAA ATATGAGACCGAGCTCAGCATGAGGCAGGCTGTAGAGGCCGACATCGCTGGACTGAAGCGAGTTGTGGATGATCTCACTCTGTGCAAAATGGATCTGGAGAGTCAGCAGGAGACTCTGAAGGAGGAGCTCATCATGCTGAAGAGGAACCACGAGGAG GACTTGGCTCAGCTGAGGAAGCAGATGAGCGGCCAGGTTAACGTGGAGGTCGACGCTGGTTCTCAAGTTGACCTGAACCAGATCATGACGGAGATCAGGGAGCACTACGAGGCTCTTATTGCCAAGAACCGCAAGGATCTTGAGCAGTGGCACCAGAACAAG ATTACAGTGGTGGAGAAGGGTGTAGCAGAACAAACAACCAATCTTCAGACATCCCACACTGAGATTAAAGAACTGAAGAACACCCTGCAGAAATATCAGATTGAACTGCAGTCGCATCAGAGTATG AAATCATCTCTAGAGGCAACTCTGCTAGAGACTCAGCAACGCTACGCTGCCCAGCTATCAGGTCTGCAGGATGTCGTCTCAGGCCTGGAAGCTCAGTTATCAAGTCTGAGCgaaaacatcagagaaaacGAACTGAAGTACGGCAATCTTCTGGACATCAAGACCCGTCTGGAGTTGGAGATTTCAGAGTACAGGAGGCTGCTTGATGGGGAGGACGTCAG TTCAAGCTCAAAAAAAG TGATTACAAAGACCATCGTTATGGAGGAGACATTTGTGAATGGAGTCAAGGTTGAGtccaagtaa